In a single window of the Notamacropus eugenii isolate mMacEug1 chromosome 4, mMacEug1.pri_v2, whole genome shotgun sequence genome:
- the LOC140501688 gene encoding selenide, water dikinase 2-like yields the protein MAAAAAATVGNGAVTPAVGGSFAGSYRPFEPQSLGLSPNWRLTSFSDMKGUGCKVPQEALLTLLAGLTRPEERPPRAPGLGLGFGDSAAEEAAGPAAPEPGPDAGPFLAPAAGTSPSPPTLGIGMDSCVIPLRHGGLSLVQTTDFFYPLVEDPYMMGRIACANVLSDLYAMGITECDNMLMLLSVSQKMNEEEKEKIMPLMIKGFRDAAEEGGTSVTGGQTVINPWIIIGGVATVVCQPNEFIMPDSAVPGDVLVLTKPLGTQVAVNAHQWLDNPERWNKIKLVVTREDVELAYQEAMFNMAMLNRTAAGLMHTFNAHAATDVTGFGILGHAQNLAKQQRSQVSFVIHNLPIIAKMAAISKASGRFGLLQGTSAETSGGLLICLPREHAARFCAEIKSPKYGEGHQAWIIGIVEKGNQTARIIDKPGIIEVTPRGATVPLHPNNSHASLEPGS from the coding sequence CGGAGCCGTCACCCCGGCGGTCGGCGGCTCCTTCGCCGGTTCCTATCGCCCCTTCGAGCCCCAGTCGCTGGGGCTGAGTCCGAACTGGCGCCTGACGAGCTTCTCCGACATGAAGGGATGAGGCTGCAAGGTCCCCCAGGAGGCGCTGCTCACGCTCCTGGCGGGACTGACGCGGCCGGAGGAGCGGCCCCCGCGGGCCCCCGGCCTAGGCCTCGGCTTCGGGGACAGCGCCGCGGAGGAGGCTGCGGGGCCGGCCGCCCCCGAGCCTGGGCCGGATGCCGGGCCCTTCCTGGCGCCGGCGGCGGGCACCAGCCCCTCACCCCCCACCCTCGGCATAGGCATGGACTCCTGCGTGATCCCGTTGAGACACGGAGGGCTTTCGCTGGTGCAGACCACGGACTTCTTTTACCCTTTGGTGGAAGACCCCTACATGATGGGACGAATCGCCTGCGCCAACGTGCTGAGCGATCTCTATGCCATGGGCATTACCGAATGTGATAATATGCTGATGCTGCTCAGTGTCAGCCAAAAGAtgaatgaggaggagaaagagaagatcatgCCTCTTATGATCAAAGGTTTTAGGGATGCGGCTGAGGAAGGGGGAACGTCGGTGACCGGGGGGCAGACGGTGATCAACCCTTGGATCATCATTGGAGGGGTTGCCACTGTGGTCTGTCAGCCGAATGAGTTCATCATGCCGGACAGTGCAGTGCCTGGGGATGTGCTGGTGCTGACCAAACCTCTAGGAACTCAGGTGGCCGTCAATGCCCACCAGTGGCTCGATAATCCGGAGAGGTGGAATAAGATCAAGTTGGTGGTAACCAGAGAAGATGTAGAACTGGCCTATCAGGAGGCTATGTTTAATATGGCCATGCTGAATAGAACTGCAGCTGGACTGATGCACACTTTTAATGCTCATGCTGCCACCGATGTCACTGGCTTTGGAATCTTGGGACACGCTCAGAATTTGGCGAAGCAACAAAGAAGTCAAGTATCCTTTGTCATTCATAATCTTCCAATCATCGCTAAGATGGCTGCTATTAGTAAGGCCAGTGGGCGTTTTGGTCTTCTCCAGGGAACATCAGCAGAAACCTCTGGGGGTTTACTGATTTGTTTGCCCCGAGAGCATGCAGCTCGCTTCTGTGCTGAAATTAAGTCTCCTAAGTATGGAGAAGGTCACCAAGCATGGATTATTGGCATTGTGGAAAAAGGGAACCAGACTGCCCGCATCATCGACAAACCAGGGATTATTGAAGTCACACCACGTGGAGCCACTGTACCTCTTCATCCCAATAATTCCCATGCTAGCCTTGAGCCTGGTTCATGA